From the genome of Spinacia oleracea cultivar Varoflay chromosome 2, BTI_SOV_V1, whole genome shotgun sequence, one region includes:
- the LOC110788972 gene encoding uncharacterized protein, with translation MDFSQKDGKKSKKSQEKATTPQPATTSKFQPSLLNPVHPSQAQSVISPITKNTSIPAQREFAVEDDDELEIESPAREQPKIPLEQTLQERLSPLSEVFTGEQLKTLSAVMAALSELPASQQPGSVGSLRKTRSAVPQLPVRDLLTALNQENTPEKRKRSDPAETEWPETEQVPTAEYERRAPVLQIARRQTIQPKDSPLCREILEERMERIKIPTGRYDGTTDPEDHCTTFEQHMMLYTDSDAMWCKVFPSTLLGVAASWYKGIEAHSIYSFRQLQASFLSRFVSKQKRKKSSGELMSFSQRDREPLRDYLTRFNNESITIPNLQQEVAVLALMRGMQECEFKKYLSRKSYTNLGDVLHKANEYIRGDEMMKISNVVVATGGNVGYNPGYNPQTGKGGKNFHQSNNQQGAGQRNQNNRNANPQGQRSRQDRRESRGLFDNYTPLNTPRTAIYNINNKMDGWRRPPPMQSRERNVKKLCDFHNEHGHLTEDCRDLKDNIEDMVRKGYFSQYRARQGNGNNNSMGGNPTNSYRPQQQNQQQYPRIEQPYQPPRIEQKQPETSARAEHRDGGKKPPVYVISGGPVHGGTISGASRSLEEHRHMVNFHNTRVWPNPPSIPVMTFSKSDCRGIIFPHDDPLVLTIDIANADVNRVLVDGGSSANIIFWEAFKQLHIPEDELQRVNYPVIGFSGSTVYP, from the coding sequence ATGGATTTCTCACAGAAAGACggtaaaaaatcaaagaaaagtcaAGAAAAAGCAACAACCCCACAACCGGCGACAACCTCCAAGTTTCAACCCTCACTTCTAAACCCCGTCCATCCGTCACAAGCACAATCAGTTATCAGCCCAATAACAAAAAACACCTCGATACCGGCACAAAGGGAATTCGCagtggaggatgatgatgagttaGAAATAGAAAGCCCTGCCAGAGAGCAACCGAAAATTCCGCTGGAGCAGACGCTGCAGGAGCGCCTGTCTCCCCTGTCGGAAGTATTCACGGGAGAGCAATTGAAAACACTGTCAGCGGTGATGGCCGCTTTGTCAGAGCTACCAGCTTCGCAGCAGCCAGGGTCAGTCGGCAGTCTAAGAAAGACCAGGTCGGCGGTCCCCCAGTTACCTGTTAGGGATCTCCTAACGGCCCTGAATCAAGAGAACACCCCAGAAAAAAGAAAGCGCTCGGATCCGGCGGAAACAGAATGGCCTGAAACAGAGCAAGTCCCCACCGCGGAATATGAACGAAGAGCGCCGGTTCTACAGATAGCTAGACGGCAGACAATCCAGCCAAAGGATTCTCCCCTGTGCCGAGAAATCCTAGAAGAAAGGATGGAAAGGATAAAAATCCCGACAGGAAGATACGATGGGACGACAGATCCGGAGGATCACTGCACCACATTCGAACAGCACATGATGCTGTACACTGATTCTGATGCCATGTGGTGCAAAGTATTCCCATCCACACTCCTAGGAGTGGCAGCGAGCTGGTATAAGGGCATAGAGGCACACTCCATATACAGTTTCCGACAGCTGCAGGCGTCGTTTTTGTCACGATTTGTGAGCaaacagaagagaaagaaatcATCGGGAGAGTTGATGTCGTTCTCTCAAAGAGATAGAGAGCCGTTAAGGGATTATCTCACCCGCTTTAACAACGAGTCAATCACTATTCCCAATTTGCAGCAGGAGGTTGCTGTTCTGGCTCTTATGAGGGGAATGCAAGAGTGCGAATTCAAGAAATACCTCAGCCGGAAGTCATACACCAATCTGGGTGACGTCCTGCACAAGGCCAACGAGTACATCAGGGGGGATGAAATGATGAAGATCTCCAATGTGGTAGTGGCAACCGGCGGAAATGTCGGGTACAATCCAGGCTATAACCCACAGACGGGAAAAGGAGGAAAAAATTTTCATCAGAGCAATAATCAGCAAGGGGCAGGCcagagaaaccagaataacagaAATGCCAATCCACAAGGGCAGAGAAGCCGGCAAGACAGAAGGGAGTCCAGAGGACTCTTTGATAACTACACTCCGCTGAACACACCGCGGACGgcaatttataacataaacaaCAAGATGGATGGCTGGAGAAGGCCGCCACCAATGCAGAGTAGGGAAAGGAATGTCAAGAAATTATGTGACTTCCATAATGAGCACGGCCACCTAACAGAGGACTGCAGAGACctcaaagacaacattgaggatatGGTCAGAAAGGGGTATTTCTCACAGTATAGGGCAAGGCAGGGAAATGGTAACAACAACTCCATGGGAGGAAACCCTACCAATTCATACCGGCCACAAcagcaaaatcaacaacaataccCTAGAATCGAGCAACCATATCAGCCGCCTAGAATCGAGCAAAAACAGCCGGAAACCAGTGCCAGAGCAGAACATAGGGATGGGGGGAAAAAACCACCCGTGTATGTAATTTCTGGCGGCCCAGTCCACGGAGGGACAATAAGCGGCGCCAGTAGAAGCTTGGAGGAACACAGGCACATGGTAAACTTTCATAACACAAGAGTGTGGCCTAACCCACCCAGCATACCAGTGATGACATTCTCGAAATCGGATTGCAGAGGCATCATTTTCCCGCATGATGACCCACTAGTTCTTACAATTGATATAGCAAATGCCGATGTGAACAGAGTACTGGTAGACGGCGGCAGCTCAGCAAACATCATCTTCTGGGAAGCTTTCAAACAATTGCACATACCAGAGGACGAACTTCAAAGGGTAAACTACCCAGTAATCGGTTTCTCAGGATCTACAGTGTACCCATAG